In Colius striatus isolate bColStr4 chromosome 17, bColStr4.1.hap1, whole genome shotgun sequence, the following proteins share a genomic window:
- the TMEM120B gene encoding transmembrane protein 120B isoform X1: protein MRLQLERCRGEWRELEEEFRQLQETHKVYRQKLEEVTSLQTACSSSIHRQKKTLRDLKHSLQRCKPRASPEEFDLIQEISTQIKERQNAFFDMEAYLPKKNGLYLNLVLGNVNVTLLSNQAKFAYKDEYEKFKLYLTIILLLGAVTCRFILHYRVTDEVFNFLLVWYYCTLTIRESILISNGSRIKGWWVSHHYVSTFLSGVMLTWPDGLMYQMFRSQFLAFSIFQSCVQFLQYYYQRGCLYRLRALGERNHLDLTVEGFQSWMWRGLTFLLPFLFFGHFWQLYNAITLFGLSRHKECKEWQVFVLAFTFLLLFLGNFLTTLKVVHTKLQKNKEKMKKL, encoded by the exons GAAACACACAAAGTTTACCGGCAGAAACTGGAAGAAGTCACCAGCTTGCAgacagcctgcagcagctccataCACCGGCAGAAGAAGACACTAAGGGACCTGAAGCACAGTCTGCAACG GTGCAAGCCCAGAGCTAGTCCTGAAGAGTTTGATCTCATTCAGGAGATCAGCACCCAGATCAAGGAGAGGCAAAATGCCTTCTTTGACATGGAAGCCTACTTGCCAAAGAAGAACGG cttgtACTTGAATCTGGTGCTGGGAAATGTGAATGTAACTCTCCTGAGTAACCAAGCAAA ATTTGCCTACAAGGACGAGTATGAGAAGTTCAAACTTTATCTGACGATAATCTTGTTACTCGGGGCTGTCACCTGCAGGTTTATTCTCCACTACAG GGTGACAGATGAAGTGTTTAACTTTCTGTTAGTGTGGTATTACTGCACGCTGACGATACGGGAGAGCATTCTCATCAGCAATGGATCAAG gatCAAAGGCTGGTGGGTGTCTCATCACTATGTTTCAACATTCCTGTCTGGAGTAATGTTAACGTG GCCAGATGGACTCATGTATCAAATGTTTCGCAGCCAATTTTTAGCGTTTTCAATATTTCAGA GTTGTGTTCAGTTCCTACAATATTATTATCAAAGGGGCTGCCTTTACAGACTCCGTGCTTTAGGGGAGAGAAACCACTTGGATCTTACAGTAG AAGGATTTCAGTCCTGGATGTGGCGGGGGCTGacgtttctccttcccttcttgtTCTTTGGGCAT TTCTGGCAGCTATATAATGCAATCACACTTTTTGGATTGTCAAGGCATAAGGAGTGCAAAGAATGGCAG GTTTTTGTGTTGGCTTTCAcatttctgctgctcttcctcgGGAACTTCCTCACTACTCTCAAAGTGGTGCACACTAAActccagaaaaacaaagagaaaatgaagaagcTGTGA
- the TMEM120B gene encoding transmembrane protein 120B isoform X2 — MRLQLERCRGEWRELEEEFRQLQETHKVYRQKLEEVTSLQTACSSSIHRQKKTLRDLKHSLQRCKPRASPEEFDLIQEISTQIKERQNAFFDMEAYLPKKNGLYLNLVLGNVNVTLLSNQAKFAYKDEYEKFKLYLTIILLLGAVTCRFILHYRVTDEVFNFLLVWYYCTLTIRESILISNGSRIKGWWVSHHYVSTFLSGVMLTWPDGLMYQMFRSQFLAFSIFQSCVQFLQYYYQRGCLYRLRALGERNHLDLTVEGFQSWMWRGLTFLLPFLFFGHFWQLYNAITLFGLSRHKECKEWQVSFCVGFHISAALPRELPHYSQSGAH, encoded by the exons GAAACACACAAAGTTTACCGGCAGAAACTGGAAGAAGTCACCAGCTTGCAgacagcctgcagcagctccataCACCGGCAGAAGAAGACACTAAGGGACCTGAAGCACAGTCTGCAACG GTGCAAGCCCAGAGCTAGTCCTGAAGAGTTTGATCTCATTCAGGAGATCAGCACCCAGATCAAGGAGAGGCAAAATGCCTTCTTTGACATGGAAGCCTACTTGCCAAAGAAGAACGG cttgtACTTGAATCTGGTGCTGGGAAATGTGAATGTAACTCTCCTGAGTAACCAAGCAAA ATTTGCCTACAAGGACGAGTATGAGAAGTTCAAACTTTATCTGACGATAATCTTGTTACTCGGGGCTGTCACCTGCAGGTTTATTCTCCACTACAG GGTGACAGATGAAGTGTTTAACTTTCTGTTAGTGTGGTATTACTGCACGCTGACGATACGGGAGAGCATTCTCATCAGCAATGGATCAAG gatCAAAGGCTGGTGGGTGTCTCATCACTATGTTTCAACATTCCTGTCTGGAGTAATGTTAACGTG GCCAGATGGACTCATGTATCAAATGTTTCGCAGCCAATTTTTAGCGTTTTCAATATTTCAGA GTTGTGTTCAGTTCCTACAATATTATTATCAAAGGGGCTGCCTTTACAGACTCCGTGCTTTAGGGGAGAGAAACCACTTGGATCTTACAGTAG AAGGATTTCAGTCCTGGATGTGGCGGGGGCTGacgtttctccttcccttcttgtTCTTTGGGCAT TTCTGGCAGCTATATAATGCAATCACACTTTTTGGATTGTCAAGGCATAAGGAGTGCAAAGAATGGCAGGTGA GTTTTTGTGTTGGCTTTCAcatttctgctgctcttcctcgGGAACTTCCTCACTACTCTCAAAGTGGTGCACACTAA